The following coding sequences lie in one Capnocytophaga stomatis genomic window:
- a CDS encoding C40 family peptidase — MEGREDISKNKRNHTEVSQTKSSKKTGKNHQEKAEKEVIEKTPSVSAKKENTSAYTTSEQQQLVLDTALSYLGSPYKYGGTTRKGFDCSGFVSASFKPLDVSLHRSSHEMANQGKNVDLKNVQIGDLLFFVTGKNKRISHVGIVVETGNEIKFIHSSTSRGVIISSLSEGYWSKAYRKAKRILM; from the coding sequence ATGGAAGGAAGGGAAGATATTTCCAAAAATAAGAGAAATCATACGGAAGTATCTCAAACTAAATCAAGCAAAAAAACGGGCAAAAATCATCAGGAAAAAGCTGAAAAAGAGGTAATTGAGAAAACACCTTCTGTTAGTGCAAAAAAGGAAAATACATCAGCTTACACGACAAGTGAGCAACAGCAATTGGTGCTTGATACGGCGTTGTCCTACTTAGGTTCGCCTTACAAATATGGAGGAACTACCCGAAAAGGATTTGATTGTTCAGGATTTGTTTCTGCTTCTTTCAAGCCGTTGGATGTTTCCTTGCATCGTTCGTCTCACGAAATGGCAAATCAAGGGAAAAATGTAGATTTGAAAAATGTGCAAATAGGTGATTTACTGTTTTTTGTGACAGGAAAAAATAAAAGAATTTCCCACGTAGGCATTGTGGTAGAAACAGGAAATGAAATAAAATTCATACATTCATCAACGTCAAGAGGTGTGATTATTTCCTCATTGAGTGAAGGTTATTGGTCAAAAGCATACCGAAAAGCGAAAAGAATTCTTATGTGA
- the lpdA gene encoding dihydrolipoyl dehydrogenase: MSKYDIIVLGSGPGGYVTAIRASQLGFKTAVVEKENLGGVCLNWGCIPTKALLKSAQVFEYLKHASDYGLSVKEFDKDFSAVVKRSRDVADGMSKGVQFLMKKNKIDVIDGFGKVKPGKKVEVTDKDGKVTEYSADHIIIATGARSRELPALPQDGKKVIGYRQALTLPEQPKKMIVVGSGAIGIEFAYFYKSMGTEVVIVEFMPNIVPVEDEEVSKQLERSFKKLGIKIMTSAEVTKVDTSGKGVKAFVKTSKGEEILEADVILSAVGIKTNIENIGLEEVGIATDRDKILVDKFYQTNVPGYYAIGDVVPGQALAHVASAEGILCVEKIKGLHVEPLDYGNIPGCTYCTPEIASVGLTEKQAKEKGYEIKVGKFPFSASGKAKAGGNADGFVKVIFDAKYGEWLGCHMIGAGVTDMIAEAVVARKLETTGHEVLKAVHPHPTMSEAVMEAVAAAYGEVIHI; this comes from the coding sequence TCAATTAGGCTTTAAAACAGCAGTAGTTGAAAAAGAAAATTTGGGCGGTGTGTGCCTGAATTGGGGTTGTATCCCTACGAAAGCACTTCTGAAATCAGCTCAGGTATTTGAATATTTGAAGCACGCTTCGGACTATGGTCTTTCTGTAAAGGAGTTTGATAAGGACTTTTCTGCAGTTGTGAAAAGAAGTCGTGATGTTGCTGACGGAATGAGCAAAGGCGTTCAGTTTTTGATGAAAAAAAATAAAATTGATGTAATTGATGGCTTCGGGAAAGTAAAACCCGGCAAAAAAGTAGAGGTTACTGACAAAGATGGCAAAGTAACTGAGTACTCAGCCGACCACATTATCATTGCTACTGGAGCTCGTTCACGTGAATTACCGGCTCTTCCGCAAGATGGCAAAAAAGTAATCGGCTATCGTCAAGCACTTACCTTGCCTGAGCAACCTAAAAAAATGATTGTAGTGGGAAGTGGAGCTATCGGGATTGAGTTTGCGTACTTTTATAAATCAATGGGGACAGAAGTTGTTATCGTGGAGTTTATGCCGAACATAGTTCCTGTTGAAGATGAGGAAGTTTCAAAACAATTGGAGCGTAGTTTCAAAAAATTAGGCATCAAAATTATGACTTCTGCCGAAGTTACAAAAGTGGACACTTCTGGCAAAGGAGTTAAGGCTTTCGTTAAAACTTCTAAAGGAGAGGAAATTCTGGAGGCTGATGTTATTTTGTCGGCGGTAGGAATCAAAACGAATATTGAAAATATTGGTTTAGAGGAGGTTGGCATAGCAACTGACCGTGATAAAATTTTAGTAGATAAGTTTTATCAAACAAATGTTCCTGGTTATTACGCTATCGGCGATGTGGTTCCGGGGCAAGCATTGGCTCACGTAGCTTCTGCTGAAGGAATTCTTTGTGTGGAGAAAATCAAAGGATTACACGTAGAACCTCTTGATTACGGAAACATTCCTGGTTGTACTTACTGCACTCCTGAAATTGCTTCAGTGGGTCTTACAGAAAAGCAAGCCAAAGAAAAAGGTTACGAAATCAAGGTTGGAAAATTCCCATTCTCGGCATCGGGAAAAGCCAAAGCCGGCGGAAATGCTGACGGATTTGTAAAAGTAATTTTTGATGCCAAATATGGCGAATGGCTTGGTTGTCATATGATTGGGGCAGGAGTTACCGATATGATTGCAGAGGCTGTTGTTGCTCGCAAACTTGAAACTACCGGTCACGAAGTACTTAAAGCCGTACATCCGCATCCTACTATGAGTGAGGCGGTTATGGAGGCTGTTGCTGCCGCCTATGGCGAAGTAATTCACATATAA
- a CDS encoding PPK2 family polyphosphate kinase, with protein MSKINPKKYRVKEDINLSELNTYEDFLMNEESLKAELKEVSKKLADFQDVLYAHNRYSVLVCIQGMDTSGKDSLIRDVFKGFNTQGIEVHSFKSPSQKELEHDYLWRHYIALPERGKFGIFNRTHYENVTVTRVHPEYILNENLPKITKIEDIDEKFWKKRFKQIRKFEKNISENGTIIFKFFLNISKEEQRRRLLERLNNPSKNWKFSIGDLNERKLWDKYQKYYEEAINETYSKSAPWYIIPANNKKAARLLVAKILWNTLKKYEDIKYPEISNEINLAEYKEQLSND; from the coding sequence ATGAGCAAAATAAATCCTAAAAAATATCGTGTTAAGGAAGATATTAATCTCTCAGAATTAAACACTTATGAAGATTTTTTAATGAATGAAGAAAGTTTAAAAGCTGAACTTAAGGAGGTTAGCAAAAAACTTGCTGATTTTCAGGATGTACTTTACGCACACAACCGATACAGCGTTTTGGTTTGCATACAAGGAATGGACACTTCAGGAAAAGATAGTTTAATCAGAGATGTTTTCAAAGGTTTTAACACTCAAGGCATTGAGGTTCATAGTTTTAAATCTCCCTCTCAAAAAGAACTCGAGCACGACTATTTGTGGAGACATTACATCGCTTTGCCTGAACGTGGCAAATTCGGGATTTTTAATCGTACGCATTATGAAAATGTAACCGTAACTCGAGTACATCCAGAGTATATTTTGAATGAAAACCTTCCAAAAATAACAAAAATTGAAGATATTGATGAAAAATTTTGGAAAAAACGATTCAAACAAATCAGAAAATTTGAAAAAAATATTTCGGAAAACGGAACAATTATCTTCAAATTCTTTCTAAATATTTCAAAAGAAGAACAAAGGCGAAGATTGCTGGAACGTTTAAATAATCCTTCTAAAAATTGGAAATTTTCGATAGGAGATTTAAACGAACGAAAACTTTGGGATAAATATCAAAAATATTATGAAGAAGCAATTAATGAAACATATTCAAAATCAGCTCCTTGGTATATAATTCCCGCAAACAATAAAAAGGCTGCACGGTTGTTAGTTGCAAAAATTCTGTGGAATACGCTGAAAAAATATGAAGACATAAAATACCCCGAAATAAGTAACGAAATAAATCTTGCAGAATATAAAGAACAATTATCAAACGATTGA
- a CDS encoding ATP-dependent Clp protease ATP-binding subunit: MSDNFSPRVKRIFTYSKDEAIRLGQSTVGTEHFILAMLHEGEGKAFEVLLSLKTDMDRLRQSIHALTSARGLNPPNHNAIHFTVQAERAMQATYLEAKRAQNDVINTGHLLLSILRNENDPTTKVFNKLGVDYELVKSKFQPIGDDKFFNPTNEFDEEEREEGSTYERGKGQSSEPSSTQKGTRKLTVLDNFGRDLTLLAEQGKLDPVIGRDKEIERVSQILSRRKKNNPLLIGEPGVGKSAIAEGLALRIIQKKVSRVLYNKRVVTLDLASLVAGTKYRGQFEERMKAIMNELEKNDDIILFIDEIHTIVGAGGATGSLDASNMFKPALARGEIQCIGATTLDEYRQSIEKDGALERRFQKVIVEPTSIDETIEILHNIKKKYEDHHSVTYTDGAIEACVKLTSRYLTDRFLPDKALDALDEAGSRIHITQMKVPKKILELESELERVVKSKGDAVSRQQFEEAARLRDDEKKIEQTLAELHRKWEEDAKLHRDTVTEEHIADVVSMMSGIPVNRIAQTEMSKLSTLSETIKGKIIGQDVAVEKVIKAIKRNRTGLKDPNKPIGSFIFLGQTGVGKTQLAKVLARELFDSEETMIRIDMSEYMEKFSTTRLIGAPPGYVGYEEGGQLTEKVRRKPYSVILLDEIEKAHPDIFNMLLQVLDDGFLTDSLGRKVDFRNCIIIMTSNIGARQIKDFGQGIGFGTSAKMAQSDAHEKSVIENALKKVFAPEFLNRIDDVITFNPLSKEDIVQIIDIELNKLYSRIKDLGYSIELSEKARDFIAEKGYDKQYGARPLKRAIQKYVEDLLAEEIVSSHIKEGDNIHFDVNPEGDNLVISIKSVI, encoded by the coding sequence ATGAGTGACAATTTTTCTCCAAGAGTTAAAAGAATTTTTACGTACAGTAAGGATGAGGCTATCCGTTTGGGGCAGTCAACAGTAGGGACAGAGCATTTCATATTAGCGATGCTTCACGAGGGCGAAGGGAAGGCTTTTGAGGTTTTACTCAGTTTGAAAACGGATATGGACAGGCTAAGACAGAGCATTCACGCACTGACTTCGGCTCGAGGGTTAAATCCGCCAAATCATAATGCCATTCATTTTACGGTTCAGGCAGAAAGAGCAATGCAAGCTACGTATTTGGAGGCAAAACGAGCTCAAAATGATGTGATTAACACAGGGCATCTCTTGCTTAGTATTTTACGTAATGAGAACGACCCAACCACTAAGGTTTTTAATAAACTTGGGGTTGATTATGAGTTGGTTAAATCAAAATTTCAGCCAATTGGCGATGATAAGTTTTTCAATCCTACAAATGAATTTGATGAAGAGGAAAGAGAGGAGGGAAGCACTTACGAACGTGGCAAGGGGCAGTCTTCCGAGCCAAGTAGCACTCAAAAAGGAACGCGCAAATTAACTGTGCTTGACAATTTCGGTCGGGATTTGACCTTACTGGCGGAACAAGGAAAATTAGACCCAGTGATAGGGAGAGACAAAGAAATTGAGCGAGTTTCTCAAATTTTAAGTCGCAGAAAGAAAAATAATCCGCTGCTTATAGGAGAACCAGGAGTTGGAAAAAGTGCTATTGCTGAAGGACTTGCACTTCGAATCATTCAGAAAAAAGTGTCACGTGTTTTGTATAATAAACGTGTGGTTACTCTTGATTTGGCTTCGCTTGTTGCGGGAACCAAATATCGTGGTCAGTTTGAGGAACGTATGAAGGCAATAATGAATGAGTTAGAGAAAAATGACGATATTATTCTGTTCATCGATGAAATTCATACCATTGTAGGTGCTGGTGGAGCCACAGGCAGTTTAGATGCTTCAAATATGTTTAAACCAGCTTTGGCACGGGGAGAAATTCAGTGCATCGGAGCCACCACCTTGGACGAATATCGCCAATCCATTGAGAAAGATGGAGCTTTAGAACGACGTTTTCAGAAGGTTATTGTAGAGCCAACATCAATTGATGAAACCATTGAAATTCTTCATAATATAAAGAAAAAATATGAAGATCATCATAGCGTTACTTACACAGATGGAGCCATTGAAGCTTGTGTGAAGCTAACAAGCCGTTATTTAACAGACCGTTTTCTTCCAGATAAAGCTTTGGACGCACTGGATGAGGCTGGTTCACGTATACACATAACTCAAATGAAAGTTCCGAAGAAAATTTTGGAATTAGAGTCTGAATTAGAGCGTGTTGTAAAATCAAAAGGCGATGCTGTTTCGCGTCAGCAGTTTGAGGAGGCTGCTCGTTTACGTGATGATGAGAAAAAAATAGAGCAAACTTTGGCAGAACTTCACAGAAAATGGGAGGAAGACGCTAAGTTACACAGAGATACAGTAACAGAAGAGCACATTGCAGATGTGGTTTCAATGATGAGTGGCATTCCTGTGAACAGAATCGCTCAAACTGAAATGAGTAAACTTTCAACACTTTCTGAGACTATAAAAGGAAAAATTATAGGTCAAGATGTTGCTGTTGAGAAAGTTATAAAAGCAATCAAACGCAATCGTACGGGATTGAAAGATCCTAATAAGCCAATAGGGTCATTTATTTTCTTAGGACAAACTGGAGTTGGAAAAACTCAATTGGCAAAAGTTTTGGCTCGAGAGTTGTTCGATTCGGAAGAAACAATGATTCGTATCGATATGAGCGAATATATGGAAAAATTCTCAACCACGCGACTCATTGGAGCTCCTCCGGGGTACGTGGGATATGAAGAAGGCGGACAACTTACTGAAAAAGTGCGTCGTAAGCCGTATTCTGTTATTTTACTTGATGAGATAGAAAAAGCACATCCGGACATATTTAATATGTTATTACAAGTGCTTGATGATGGTTTTTTGACCGATAGCTTAGGACGTAAGGTAGATTTCAGAAACTGCATTATCATTATGACTTCTAACATCGGAGCCAGACAAATAAAGGACTTTGGGCAAGGAATAGGTTTCGGTACTTCTGCCAAAATGGCACAGTCAGATGCTCACGAAAAGTCAGTTATTGAAAATGCACTAAAAAAAGTGTTTGCTCCCGAGTTTTTAAATCGTATTGATGATGTGATTACGTTCAATCCGCTAAGTAAAGAAGATATAGTTCAAATAATTGATATTGAGCTTAATAAGTTGTATTCTCGAATCAAAGATTTAGGATATTCAATTGAGCTAAGTGAAAAGGCAAGAGATTTCATTGCAGAAAAAGGTTACGACAAACAATATGGAGCAAGACCTTTAAAACGAGCAATTCAGAAATACGTTGAAGACCTTTTGGCAGAGGAGATTGTTTCATCACATATTAAAGAAGGAGATAACATCCATTTTGATGTAAATCCAGAAGGAGATAACTTGGTAATATCAATAAAATCAGTTATTTAG
- a CDS encoding ComEC/Rec2 family competence protein, giving the protein MKFVNTAILTILSGIVTGIAISSFFRVNLQTALAFCFVVIATLSAHSFLSLKNVKFRKFFPLHSFVTFVFTGILVATLHNPTLKSNHYTNLLSENEYYLLQTRIIEKISESNFGTTYKAELISADNQEIGGKLLTFFPKDSLNKADFQRDEFITVSAKLTSIPAPKNPYQFDYKAYMQRQEVFWKANVVSYKIHNELKGSSVRGFAEKIRTKMFSILDSNFSKETASLLKTLLLGNRKDLDENTYQNYIDAGAVHILAISGLHIGIITAILLFLLQKLPNFGIWKKLRFVLLLFFLWSFAFLAGLSPSVLRAVTMFSFIGISLMLSKQQGRFDALMFSMLLLLLINPNYLYDLGFQLSYLAVFSILIFYPWMEKWWQPQTKLLKSIWSLFLVGISAQIVILPISLYYFHQFPFLFFVSNLLLVPLLSPILILGFLALILGFFSILPSFLVFLLEKIINFMNFCTKIIASQEEFIVRNIYFDDKLLIFSLLMVLALIFWINKQDFKRTMALLSSILVFQAVLFYNKYQIENTENLTVFHLYKKSLFSVRKGNQLIVFQNDSLKENRIIDNYAKILGISDIHQKEIPHIIQFQGNTILFLDSLGIYPKSKNVKIDEIIITQSPKINFERMLLEIKPKRVIADGSNFPSMVKKWQSKCDELGILFHTTSEKGAYIKQ; this is encoded by the coding sequence GTGAAATTTGTAAACACAGCAATATTAACCATACTTTCAGGAATTGTAACGGGAATTGCAATTTCGAGCTTTTTCCGTGTGAATTTGCAAACTGCTTTAGCTTTTTGCTTTGTTGTAATAGCAACATTATCAGCACATTCGTTTCTTTCTCTTAAAAATGTAAAATTCAGAAAATTTTTTCCACTTCATAGTTTTGTAACTTTCGTTTTTACTGGGATTTTAGTTGCGACATTGCATAATCCTACCTTAAAATCAAATCATTACACAAATTTGCTCAGCGAAAACGAGTATTATTTACTTCAAACCAGAATCATAGAAAAAATTTCAGAATCTAATTTTGGAACGACTTATAAAGCAGAATTAATTTCAGCTGATAATCAGGAAATAGGAGGGAAGCTACTCACTTTCTTTCCAAAAGATTCATTAAATAAAGCTGATTTTCAGAGAGATGAATTCATAACTGTATCGGCAAAGCTAACTTCAATTCCTGCTCCTAAGAATCCGTATCAGTTTGATTATAAGGCTTATATGCAACGTCAAGAAGTGTTTTGGAAAGCAAATGTAGTTTCATATAAAATTCATAATGAATTGAAAGGTAGCTCAGTACGAGGATTTGCTGAAAAAATCCGAACAAAAATGTTTTCAATCCTTGATTCAAATTTTTCAAAAGAAACAGCTTCTTTGTTGAAAACGTTGCTTTTAGGAAACCGCAAAGATTTAGATGAAAATACGTATCAGAATTATATTGACGCTGGGGCGGTGCATATTTTAGCAATTTCGGGGCTTCATATCGGGATTATTACAGCAATTTTACTATTTTTATTGCAAAAGTTGCCAAATTTTGGAATTTGGAAAAAATTGCGTTTCGTTTTGCTATTGTTCTTTTTGTGGAGTTTTGCCTTTTTGGCAGGCTTGTCGCCTTCGGTGTTGCGTGCTGTTACGATGTTCAGTTTTATCGGAATATCATTAATGTTGAGCAAGCAGCAGGGACGTTTTGACGCTCTGATGTTCTCGATGCTTTTATTGTTGTTGATTAATCCAAATTATTTGTATGATCTTGGTTTTCAGTTAAGTTACTTAGCAGTTTTTTCCATTTTGATATTTTATCCTTGGATGGAAAAATGGTGGCAACCCCAAACGAAACTTTTAAAAAGCATTTGGTCGCTGTTCCTCGTTGGTATTTCGGCTCAAATTGTTATTTTGCCAATAAGTTTGTATTATTTTCATCAATTTCCTTTTCTGTTTTTTGTTTCCAATTTACTCCTTGTTCCTCTTTTGTCGCCTATCCTTATTTTAGGTTTTTTAGCTCTGATACTTGGTTTTTTCAGTATTTTACCTTCCTTTTTAGTGTTTCTGTTGGAAAAAATTATCAATTTTATGAATTTTTGTACAAAAATTATCGCTTCACAAGAAGAATTTATCGTTCGGAATATATATTTTGATGATAAATTGCTAATTTTTTCATTATTGATGGTCTTAGCTTTAATTTTTTGGATAAATAAGCAAGATTTCAAACGAACAATGGCTTTGTTGTCTTCTATTTTGGTTTTTCAAGCTGTATTATTCTACAATAAATATCAAATTGAGAATACGGAAAACTTGACTGTTTTTCATTTATACAAGAAAAGTTTGTTTTCTGTTAGGAAAGGAAATCAACTGATTGTTTTTCAGAATGATAGCCTAAAGGAAAATCGAATTATTGACAATTATGCCAAAATTTTGGGAATTTCCGATATTCATCAGAAAGAAATTCCTCATATAATTCAATTTCAAGGAAATACGATTCTGTTTTTGGACAGTTTGGGGATTTATCCAAAAAGTAAAAATGTAAAAATAGATGAAATAATCATCACACAATCTCCCAAAATCAATTTCGAGCGTATGTTGTTAGAAATCAAACCTAAAAGAGTAATCGCAGACGGAAGCAATTTTCCAAGTATGGTTAAAAAATGGCAATCAAAATGCGATGAACTCGGAATTTTATTCCATACGACTTCAGAAAAGGGAGCTTATATCAAACAATGA
- a CDS encoding M20/M25/M40 family metallo-hydrolase: MKNKFIIILTCIFCSVFSRMNAQNEKDSLFLRNIYNQALTEGKAYDWLHQICYNVGARLSGSYGEKKMIRFLETELNNLNTKVTLQPVMVPHWARGISEYAYIETSKGKTTTVPILALGGSVATPASGIKAQVVEFKSLEELEKADINKVVGKIAFINGALPNDFIDVSDAYGVRGAQRYSGARIAVNKGAIAVIVRSLTHKLDNSPHTGVMSYEDLPRSRHIPATAISTNGADMLSSLLSLNPDLNFFFKQSCKIFNDVQSNNVIAEIKGSEFPNEIISFGAHLDSWDVGQGAHDDGAGVAQCLEVIRIFKALNYKPKRTIRIVFFANEENGAKGAIKYAEESKNKKENQIFALESDAGGFTPLGFSLQGNEKKIQKIQSWKNLFKPYQVYYFEKGFPGLDINFLQTEDNVLAGLYVNSQRYFDYHHSENDVFEAVNKRELELGAAAMASLIYLVDKYGL; this comes from the coding sequence ATGAAAAACAAATTTATCATCATTCTTACTTGCATTTTTTGCAGTGTTTTTAGCAGAATGAATGCTCAAAATGAGAAAGATTCGTTATTTTTACGAAACATCTACAATCAAGCCTTGACAGAAGGAAAAGCTTATGATTGGCTACATCAAATTTGTTATAACGTTGGTGCCAGACTTTCAGGCTCTTACGGTGAAAAAAAGATGATTCGATTTTTAGAAACAGAACTCAATAATTTAAATACAAAAGTGACTCTTCAGCCTGTGATGGTTCCGCATTGGGCAAGAGGAATTTCGGAATATGCTTATATTGAGACAAGTAAGGGAAAAACAACTACAGTTCCCATTTTAGCTTTAGGCGGTTCTGTTGCAACTCCGGCTTCCGGAATTAAGGCACAAGTCGTGGAATTTAAAAGCTTGGAAGAACTCGAAAAAGCTGATATCAATAAGGTGGTTGGAAAAATAGCATTCATCAATGGTGCTTTGCCTAATGACTTTATAGACGTTTCGGATGCGTACGGAGTTCGCGGAGCTCAGCGATATTCCGGAGCAAGAATTGCTGTAAATAAAGGTGCTATTGCTGTGATTGTTCGTTCTTTAACTCATAAATTAGATAATTCTCCGCATACGGGAGTTATGTCCTATGAAGATTTACCAAGAAGCAGACATATTCCGGCGACGGCTATCAGCACAAATGGGGCAGATATGCTCAGTAGTTTATTAAGTTTAAATCCTGATTTAAATTTCTTTTTCAAGCAAAGTTGCAAGATTTTCAATGATGTACAATCAAATAACGTAATTGCCGAAATCAAAGGGTCAGAGTTTCCCAACGAAATTATTTCTTTCGGGGCTCACCTCGACTCGTGGGATGTGGGACAAGGAGCTCACGACGATGGTGCCGGAGTAGCTCAATGTTTGGAAGTTATTCGCATCTTTAAAGCATTGAATTACAAACCAAAACGAACAATACGCATCGTATTTTTTGCCAATGAAGAAAATGGTGCAAAAGGAGCTATCAAGTATGCAGAAGAATCAAAAAACAAAAAGGAAAATCAAATTTTTGCTTTAGAATCAGATGCTGGCGGATTTACTCCTCTGGGTTTCAGCTTACAAGGAAATGAAAAGAAAATACAGAAAATACAGTCGTGGAAGAATTTGTTCAAACCTTATCAAGTTTACTATTTTGAGAAAGGTTTTCCAGGACTTGACATTAATTTTCTGCAAACTGAGGATAATGTTTTAGCTGGTTTGTACGTAAATTCACAGCGTTATTTTGATTACCATCACTCTGAAAATGACGTTTTTGAAGCTGTAAATAAACGAGAATTAGAGCTCGGAGCTGCTGCTATGGCAAGCTTGATTTATTTGGTTGATAAATACGGATTGTAA